Genomic segment of Malus domestica chromosome 15, GDT2T_hap1:
AAAACATGTTACAGAATCTGTATAATCATATGCAATGATGGAAAAGAAATTGTTAAATATTGGTCAATAATAAAGTTTCTCATTCATTCTGTTAAAACACTTCAAGGGATTGCCAAAGAACAAGCCCCCTTACTCAAGGTTGATGAAGGGCGAATCAGCTCTCCTTCAATGTAATATACAATTATGCAAGCAGTCAGGCCTACCATCTATTGCCCTATGATGAAGAATACATCTCAAAAGTTTCAACACATAGACCGCTTAAACCACAATGACCAAAAATATACAGAAGAATTCACTACCTCAGCACCTTTGGGTATATACTGCACAGCACGTACGACAGCAGATCGTCCCTCGAATAATAAAACAGAATTGGGCAGGCAGCTACAGCAGGAGAACCATTTAGCCAAATTACAGCAAGAGAGTAAAACTAAAAGCACATCAATCCACTAAAACAGTTACCTGTGGTTAATAATGGAAACGACAGGATATAGCCCTGTGCCCAGGGGTCTCAATTCACTGTCACAAATTGTGTGTGCATTGCATGCAAGCTGCATGGATTGAGGAGAATCAAGTTTCAGAAAGATTTCACTCAAATATAAATCGCCTAAGTGGAGACGAACTGTGTGCGTCTTTAGTTATTTAAACAGTACATGGGTCTTTTACTAAAAGGATTTCTGGAAATCATGCAGACAAAAGCACAGCAATCCAATAATACAAATTTATAGTTACTCCCACACAGGATGAAGTTCGCATTGGTTGAGCTGGATACTCGCCAAAATCTGAAATTGCTTATAAAGATCACCTTGGAAAAGTTTTCTGCAATCTCCTTTATATTAATATCAGACCACTGAAGTATCAAGCTGACAAGGTTAGCCATCTGAGCATACAGCACCAGCTGCTTCTCATCAATCTCTGACATGTCTTCATTAAtcgaaaagaaaaacagaaaacaagaGTTAAATAAAACAGTAAACAGCATCAACAAGAAACAAATCTTAATCGGAAAAGGCCGAAAAGGATACGAGCAACTAACGCCTCCACCAACTTATAGTTGTCCACAGCAGAAGAAGGAATGATCTGAAGCAAAAGCTTAAAAAGCATTAATCTATCAAAcccaaaaaagaaattaaaaattaacaaaaacccaaaactaaAAATTGAGTCTTTACCTTCTCAGCTTGCAATTTGGTACGGAGGTAGAGCTTGATCATGAGACGAATCGACGGCGTGACGGCCATCCGTCTCTCCTTCTGAAGCTTCGAGAGAGCTTCACATTCCAGACGATGCAGCTTCCATTCAAACTTCTGCAAATTACCAAAGCCCAAGACTTCAACGAACGCGACCAAAACTTCATGAGTGCAATGCAATCCCTAATCCGAAACCCTAGCGCTTACCTGGCATGAGCTGCAACAATAGTACACAACCTGACAAGCCGAGCATTTCTTGAGATTACTCGATTGGAAGCAAGCGTCGCACCTGGATTCCGCCGGGGAGTTGTTCGGCACGCAAACGTACGGCTCCTGGAGGATTATCACTTCCCCTGCAGTTCAAAACCTCCAGTGTTGATGTTCTGAAGAAGcagagctagagagagagagagagagggaggagagagagagagagagcacctGGAGAGAAGTCTCTGGTGGTGAAGAGGGAGCGGCCTTTGTCCGGAAGATTCGAAACGGTTAAGCCGCGATTTTCAAGAGCTCTCTGCAATTCTTCCATGAGCACCGTTCTGTGTTTTGCTTGCTCTTCACCGCCGAACGCCGTCACTGGTGGTGAAGTTTGATAGAGCAAATGATTTATTTTCAGGTAAATTCGGGTTTGCCTCTGAATTTTtatggtaaattacattttgcaTCAACACATTTAAAAGTCAATTGCAACTTTTTaccaaaaattttaaaatatttcaattttatatatatttcagtATCATTAGGCGATTATAAAATCTGTTAAATTAGTCATTAAATTATGACGTAGTAATAATAAGTTTCATATTTGTGCAGAAGTGACTGACAAACTTGTGTCAAGTGGTTAcaatttaaggaaaaaaaatcatcatcTTAATTCGTGCAAATCATCTTCCCAGTCCATCTCTTCCAACCCAAGTAACTAAGTTCTTCTCAATAattattagttttaatttatactttaaatttattgttaatttaGTTAAACTACAGTTGGATTTTTTCAAATATAAtcattgaatttgaattaattattgcaACTGAGAAGTTGAGGTCCAAAAAACGGAGGGGGTTACATTTGGCTAGCCTGATGGCCCTTTGACCGAATAATGGTATGGTGAGCTCTACATAATTATCTGTTGGAGATGAGTTTTTTTGACAAATCTGGtcatttatattattatttattattcatTTCAATATCATAGAACGGTTAAAAAAATCTGTTAAATTAGTCATTAAATAATGATTAGTAATAGTAAGTTTCATCTTTCCTCACCCAGGTAACTAAGATGGCCTTGCCATTGGTTTTCATGCTCCCAAACTCCAACTATTTGATGTTTCTCGGTTACTACGAGAAAAGCAGCCCTGGTTGTAGCAGGATGAACAGCACCACTCCTGTCCAGATCGGCCCCAATCGGCCATTGTTGCTTTAACAAAAATCAGTTCTCAGATTAAATTTTGGATTTACGGATTTCGATTTTCGGGCTGGGGGTTAAAGTTGCAAGCTTTCGGTTTTTGTGATGAATTGGGGAATTCGGGATGAATTGCTTTTCGGAATTTGGAAatgagtttgtaattttgtGATTGTCAATTGTAAAGCAACCACGACAAGCTGACATTGAAATGGGGTTGTAAAGCTTTAAGCTTTTATAAACATAATCGAATTGAATAGGTTGGTGATATGATTTGGACGGTGATTGAGCACGGCCAACCCGTCTACTTAAATgaaagcatttttgctcacaatCATTTAATGTAATATTTATCATTGTTAGgcgaatttgaattttgagatttgtggttATTCACTACACGAATttcgaaattcaaactcatctaacggtaATTAATAGAGTGATAAGCATATACCACACTAAATAATAGTGAACAAAAATGCTCCCTACTTAAATAAGTGCTAAATGGAACTAAACAGTTGGTATCGGAGGAGTAAAGTGATGCGTATGGTGCCGGATGAGGAGAAGCTCCCCCGTCACAATCCCCCTCGATTTCTTGATTGTAAGTTTGCGCCTCTGCCTCCTCTCGATTCATGCTATGTCTTTTTTAATTGGGTTTGGAATTTTAGTTGCTAATTAGTTTTTGGTTTTGCGGTATTGTGTTGTATGAGTGGGAGAGGCTGAAGGCGGGGCAGAGGCTTGATATTTTTCCActaatattttaaagatgttaCATGAGGTTGCAATAGATTTTAAATCTGAGgaggtaaaatatcgatatgcaAATTTATGGAAGTATCGATAGATCAAATTGCCTTTGACGGATAGTATGAAAATTTGCAATGGGGTGAGTATATCAActcacttaattttttttttttttggtcaaacgatagattttgttatattagatgttagattaaccATTGACGAAATTTGAACCCACGCTACCATGCAAGGGCTCAACAcctttccaccactgtggtaagTGATCACTTAAATTTAGTTGAaaggagaaaaataattttttttaaaaatgttcaaaatttcaaaatctgCAATGGATTTCTGCAAAATTTATTAGTGCATCgataaataataaatatcataaatattcattaattttcttatttatCACCGATAAAAGGTAAAGTTTGCACTTCACCTCTCTTTCCTTATCAATcctcaaattttcaaatatttcaacaaaAAGATCAATAATTTTGTGACTATTTTAAACGTTGATTGCACAACAAATTTTGAAGGAGCACGTTTA
This window contains:
- the LOC103401856 gene encoding histone-lysine N-methyltransferase ASHR1 isoform X2 — protein: MEELQRALENRGLTVSNLPDKGRSLFTTRDFSPGEVIILQEPYVCVPNNSPAESRCDACFQSSNLKKCSACQVVYYCCSSCQKFEWKLHRLECEALSKLQKERRMAVTPSIRLMIKLYLRTKLQAEKIIPSSAVDNYKLVEALVAHMSEIDEKQLVLYAQMANLVSLILQWSDINIKEIAENFSKLACNAHTICDSELRPLGTGLYPVVSIINHSCLPNSVLLFEGRSAVVRAVQYIPKGAEVLISYIETSGSTMTRQKALKEQYHFTCTCPRCIKVGQYVDIQESASLEGYRCKDKGCSGFLIRQSDGDGFVCQQCGLVRSKEEIRKIASELKSLSDKASISTSSCDYQEAISGLKAIETLQKKLFHPFSISLMQTREKLLKILMELEDWNEALAYCRLTIPVYQRVYPGCHPLLGLQYYTCGKLEWVWERRMSASLTPIYGEAAPKSPTRDLPLMDEGTCHRTKCDLYLW
- the LOC103401856 gene encoding histone-lysine N-methyltransferase ASHR1 isoform X1, with the translated sequence MEELQRALENRGLTVSNLPDKGRSLFTTRDFSPGEVIILQEPYVCVPNNSPAESRCDACFQSSNLKKCSACQVVYYCCSSCQKFEWKLHRLECEALSKLQKERRMAVTPSIRLMIKLYLRTKLQAEKIIPSSAVDNYKLVEALVAHMSEIDEKQLVLYAQMANLVSLILQWSDINIKEIAENFSKLACNAHTICDSELRPLGTGLYPVVSIINHSCLPNSVLLFEGRSAVVRAVQYIPKGAEVLISYIETSGSTMTRQKALKEQYHFTCTCPRCIKVGQYVDIQESASLEGYRCKDKGCSGFLIRQSDGDGFVCQQCGLVRSKEEIRKIASELKSLSDKASISTSSCDYQEAISGLKAIETLQKKLFHPFSISLMQTREKLLKILMELEDWNEALAYCRLTIPVYQRVYPGCHPLLGLQYYTCGKLEWLLGDTENAVKSLTKAVDILRITHGTSTPFMKDLLMRLEEARAEASYKLSSEE